In Trichoderma asperellum chromosome 1, complete sequence, a single window of DNA contains:
- a CDS encoding uncharacterized protein (TransMembrane:1 (i85-106o)~EggNog:ENOG41) has translation MPDFRVSVSFLKPNSRDADASILDNEPPEASETSPLLSSESERRPVTEASPLLSDANHGQGSEDGESDSINKSPKKSESRLRWPSIIAIAILAALTVVVMVLGFLVPPAIKTYAETAAVIEPTGLSLESLTPDSVRVRIQANFKLDGARVQDDTARRLGRLATSIVRTLDTEETNVSVRLPNYDNALLGSAVVPPLTINLVDAQTTVLDFVADLSPGDAESLRQIVNDWLDGKLQQVKVTGSAALRIKTGFLPLGTHDVVESMVFEAKEIPSLPEYNIDRLNIHDVPIGDGGQMAVGANASIVAYNDYPIGLTVPQLAFDILVPNCDPSEPHIMIATAITQPIDVEPHANVTVDATGVINDLSEELTQACPLTKMSPLDNFFKHYMNGEDAQVFVRGQDSDESDVPEWIRSFLSSITVPISFPGSSFDDAIRNLSLTDVDFKLPSPFADPNDPNSKARVSGTIQVLAVLPSELNVDISVNSLRASGNIFYEGKKFGELNVQQWQKAKSSKMNDPEDGQAELEITSRITDVPLDITDSDVFSDVMGQLLLGDEDLLLDVESLVDIKVSTVLGDLVLRDVPAKGKIPVKQLPGNSLTKLDPRVFNLVILNTTKHAVHMQASVNITNPTPYTAFIPFATVHVYNKEIIIGEVTVSNLDVQLGNNTNLAVSATWDPVSLGGEKSHKAAAKLLSDYLSGQNTTLTFKTHEGSIPGLPLIGDALSKFNITLPTPRIKLPGDKKHGSSQGKNFVRDAVFHIFSSTASFNLASPLKQNTIHIEMINATAYYNHTEPVGHIFYDEPFDVPPGVTETPRLPVAWSAESIGYDKLIDAMDGSLKLDASADATLRIGNWIETVHYEGRGIGARVRI, from the exons ATGCCTGATTTCCGGGTCTCGGTTAGCTTCCTAAAACCAAATTCTCGCGATGCCGATGCCTCAATTCTAGACAATGAGCCGCCGGAGGCATCGGAGACGTCCCCCTTGCTCTCGTCGGAATCCGAGCGTAGGCCAGTCACTGAGGCTTCGCCATTGCTTTCCGATGCCAATCATGGTCAAGGgagtgaagatggagaaagcgACAGCATAAACAAGTCTCCAAAGAAGTCAGAAAGCCGCCTACGATGGCCCTCAATTATCGCCATTGCAATCTTGGCCGCCCTTACTGTGGTGGTCATGGTCTTGGGTTTCCTCGTCCCTCCCGCCATCAAAACCTACGCCGAGACTGCTGCCGTTATCGAGCCAACTGGCCTATCTCTTGAATCTCTCACTCCAGATAGCGTGCGTGTGCGGATTCAGGCCAATTTCAAGCTAGACGGCGCTCGAGTTCAAGATGACACAGCAAGACGCCTCGGCAGACTAGCAACCAGCATCGTCAGAACCCTCGATACCGAAGAGACAAACGTTAGCGTACGCTTGCCCAATTACGACAATGCTCTCCTCGGCTCTGCCGTTGTGCCGCCATTGACTATCAATTTGGTTGATGCACAAACCACTGTGCTGGACTTTGTGGCAGATCTCAGCCCTGGAGACGCCGAAAGCCTCCGCCAAATTGTGAATGACTGGCTAGATGGCAAGCTTCAACAGGTCAAGGTGACCGGTTCGGCTGCACTTCGTATCAAAACGGGCTTTTTGCCTCTTGGAACTCACGATGTAGTCGAGTCCATGGTCTTTGAAG CCAAGGAAATCCCATCTTTGCCCGAATACAACATAGATCGTCTCAACATCCATGACGTTCCTATTGGTGATGGAGGGCAGATGGCCGTTGGTGCGAACGCATCAATCGTCGCATACAACGACTATCCAATTGGCCTCACTGTTCCACAGCTTGCATTTGATATCCTCGTTCCCAACTGTGATCCATCCGAACCCCATATCATGATCGCCACTGCCATTACCCAGCCAATCGATGTGGAGCCGCATGCTAATGTTACGGTTGATGCCACCGGCGTCATCAACGATCTGTCGGAAGAGCTTACCCAGGCTTGTCCTCTCACCAAAATGTCACCACTGGACAACTTTTTCAAGCATTACATGAATGGCGAGGATGCTCAGGTCTTCGTCCGAGGTCAGGACTCAGACGAGTCAGATGTTCCAGAGTGGATCAGGTCCTTCCTCAGCAGTATCACCGTTCCGATCAGCTTCCCAGGATCATCGTTTGATGATGCTATTCGAAACCTCTCTCTTACAGATGTCGACTTCAAGCTTCCGAGTCCTTTTGCGGATCCTAATGATCCCAACTCAAAAGCCCGTGTGTCTGGGACAATCCAAGTTCTGGCTGTACTTCCTTCTGAATTGAATGTGGACATTAGTGTCAACAGCCTCCGAGCCAGCGGTAACATCTTTTACGAGGGCAAGAAATTTGGCGAGCTGAATGTGCAACAGTGGCAAAAGGCCAAGTCCAGCAAGATGAACGACCCTGAAGACGGCCAAGCAGAGCTTGAAATCACATCCAGGATCACCGATGTACCCCTTGACATCACTGATAGCGATGTCTTCAGTGATGTTATGGGACAGCTTTTACTCGGCGACGAGGATCTTCTGCTTGATGTTGAGTCTCTTGTCGACATCAAGGTTTCGACGGTGCTCGGAGATCTGGTTCTCAGAGATGTCCCCGCAAAGGGCAAGATTCCAGTAAAAC AGCTTCCTGGTAATTCGCTTACGAAACTTGACCCACGCGTCTTCAATCTGGTCATTCTTAACACAACGAAGCATGCTGTTCACATGCAGGCATCGGTCAACATAACAAATCCTACACCTTATACAGCCTTTATTCCATTTGCAACTGTTCACGTCTACAACAAAGAGATCATAATCGGAGAAGTCACGGTCAGTAATCTGGACGTGCAATTGGGAAATAACACAAATCTGGCCGTATCCGCCACCTGGGATCCGGTATCTCTTGGCGGGGAGAAAAGTCACAAAGCGGCCGCGAAATTACTATCCGACTATCTTTCTGGCCAAAACACAACATTGACATTCAAGACTCATGAAGGTAGTATTCCAGGACTACCTCTCATCGGTGACGCTCTCTCCAAGTTCAACATCACACTGCCAACACCCCGAATCAAACTTCCGGGAGACAAGAAGCACGGCAGTAGTCAGGGTAAAAACTTTGTGAGAGATGCCGTCTTTCACATATTCTCTTCTACGGCCTCTTTCAATCTGGCATCTCCACTAAAGCAGAATACTATACATATTGAGATGATAAACGCTACAGCATATTACAACCATACAGAACCCGTTGGCCACATCTTCTACGACGAGCCGTTCGATGTGCCTCCAGGGGTGACCGAGACTCCACGACTCCCAGTTGCATGGTCAGCGGAGAGCATCGGCTATGATAAGCTGATTGACGCCATGGACGGCTCATTAAAGCTAGATGCCTCAGCAGACGCGACATTAAGGATAGGAAATTGGATAGAGACCGTCCATTACGAGGGACGGGGAATTGGAGCTAGGGTTAGGATATAG
- a CDS encoding uncharacterized protein (EggNog:ENOG41~SECRETED:SignalP(1-20)~CAZy:PL20): MVAFKSLFAAALALLPAASATRTFYNDGHLNGWDYVRKEAQGTVSEVSNVVYKGTSALKMTQTYLGTSYHDRYHSEVDHNQGYKRGDELFYGFAFRLSDTWETSGQSYNLAQFIANRPGAGCGGDDWMPSTMIWTQNGQLYARYVNGHYRQPNCGRNIVTRPNLGAISPGQWHKVILQVKWASDGTGYFKVWFDGAKVHEEYNISTTLDDDSVFQFRIGLYANSWHDDNKMTGSQSFRQVWYDEVAVGTTFADVDPDQST, from the coding sequence ATGGTTGCTTTCAAGTCCCTtttcgccgccgccttggCTCTTCTGCCAGCGGCCAGCGCCACCCGCACTTTCTACAACGACGGCCACCTCAACGGCTGGGACTACGTTCGCAAGGAGGCCCAGGGCACCGTCTCAGAAGTCTCCAATGTCGTCTACAAGGGCACCTCCGCCCTCAAGATGACCCAGACTTACCTTGGCACCTCGTACCACGACCGCTACCACTCCGAGGTCGACCACAACCAGGGCTATAAGCGTGGCGATGAGCTCTTCTACGGCTTCGCGTTCCGCCTCTCCGACACGTGGGAGACTTCTGGCCAGTCCTACAACCTTGCCCAGTTTATCGCCAACCGCCCTGGCGCTGGCTgtggcggcgatgactgGATGCCCTCCACCATGATCTGGACCCAAAACGGCCAGCTGTACGCTCGCTACGTCAACGGCCACTACCGCCAGCCCAACTGCGGCCGCAACATCGTCACTCGCCCCAACCTCGGCGCCATCTCCCCAGGCCAGTGGCACAAGGTCATCCTCCAGGTGAAGTGGGCATCTGATGGCACCGGCTACTTCAAGGTCTGGTTCGACGGCGCCAAGGTGCACGAGGAGTACAACATTTCCACCACTCTCGATGACGACAGTGTCTTCCAGTTCCGTATCGGCCTCTATGCCAACAGCTGGCACGACGACAACAAGATGACTGGTAGCCAGAGCTTCCGCCAGGTCTGGTACGACGAGGTTGCCGTTGGCACTACCTTTGCCGATGTCGACCCCGATCAGAGCACCTAA
- the ILV6 gene encoding acetolactate synthase, regulatory subunit, with product MASLRPWNAPLRLAARSFPTAVRTTTVRHSSSSSSTSAIAYKALRRRSAPLPTTDTPPAWSAQAAVSNILYETPTPSMAPPKRHILNCLVQNEPGVLSRLSGILAARGFNIDSLVVCSTEVEDLSRMTIVLTGQDGVVEQARRQLEDLVPVWAVLDYSNAALVQRELLLAKVNILGPEYFEELLAHHREISSGEHEGEPVNEFERTLEESAKDFHPSKLAASEALRHKHEHLKTITYFTHQFGGKVLDISTTSCIVEVSAKQSRIDSFLKLVSPFGILESARTGLMALPRSPLAKHTEEPMIKDADEVVDASQLPPG from the exons ATGGCTTCGCTTCGGCCGTGGAACGCGCCTTTGCGCCTCGCTGCGAGGTCGTTCCCCACTGCTGTGCGGACGACGACTGTGCGACACAGTTCGTCCAGCAGCTCAACCTCTGCCATCGCCTACAAGGCTCTGCGCCGTCGCTCGGCTCCTCTGCCCACCACCGACACTCCTCCGGCTTGGTCGGCCCAAGCCGCCGTCTCCAACATTCTCTATGAGACGCCTACTCCCTCCATGGCGCCCCCGAAGCGTCACATCCTCAACTGTCTGGTCCAGAACGAGCCGGGTGTGCTCTCTCGCCTCTCTGGTATTCTCGCTGCCCGAGGCTTCAACATTGACTCCCTGGTTGTGTGCAGCACCGAGGTGGAGGATCTGTCTCGCATGACCATTGTCTTGACTGGCCAGGACGGCGTTGTCGAGCAGGCCAGAAGACAGTTGGAAGACCTGGTGCCTGTCTGGGCTGTGCTAGATTACAGCAACGCAGCTCTGGTCCAACGCGAACTCCTTCTTGCCAAGGTCAACATTCTCGGACCCGAGTATTtcgaggagctgctcgcTCACCACCGCGAAATCAGCAGCGGCGAGCATGAGGGCGAGCCTGTCAACGAGTTTGAGCGAACTCTCGAAGAGTCAGCCAAGGACTTCCACCCTAGCAAGCTTGCTGCCAGTGAGGCTCTTCGCCACAAGCACGAGCACTTGAAGACTATCACCTACTTCACCCACCAATTCGGAGGCAAGGTGCTGGATATTAGCACTACCAGCTGCATTGTTGAAGT CTCCGCTAAGCAGTCGAGAATCGACTCATTCTTGAAGCTGGTTTCTCCCTTTGGAATTCTGGAATCTGCCCGTACTGGTCTCATGGCCCTACCCAGATCACCCCTTGCCAAGCACACTGAGGAGCCTATGATCAAAGATGCCGACGAGGTTGTCGATGCTAGCCAGCTTCCTCCTGGCTAA
- a CDS encoding uncharacterized protein (EggNog:ENOG41), whose product MEDSERRTKRSRFDQTEPEPRRASRFDRRSRSPPTRRHEGRDRSPLPKDDSSETKKPAVDAAAAAAAAAAKINAQLQARKAPQHVDVPPIRSSGAQSDKPGDNEMKPDMYVADGDYIQDIEVNDLRNRYLLTKGSTQEMIRNETGADVTTRGSYYPNKSMATAANPPLYLHITSTSKTGLEAAVAKINDLIKQELPQLVDERRFRRRDQEPQPQVERDEFGRRKWPDEKIPITLEPIPGFNLRAQVVGHGGAYVKHIQQETGCRVQIKGRGSGYLEAATNCESDEDMFLHVTGPDPNMVAKAKELCEDLIANVKEQYEEFKARPPRYNNDRGGYGDHHHHRGSHDRSHGGSHHNSYNSYNRYNSDSGASNSPAPGASNQQSAADYAAQYAQYYNGADPYAAYGGYANYVALYQQYYGGQTQAPGQSSHAAAAPGQSASPPPPPPPAEAAPPPPPPPSSAPPPPPPSGPPPPGGSFSAVPPPPGL is encoded by the exons ATGGAGGATTCTGAGCGGCGAACAAAGCGATCTCGTTTCGACCAGACGGAGCCTGAACCCCGACGAGCATCTAGATTTGACAGGCGCTCTCGATCTCCGCCTACGCGCCGCCACGAAGGCAGAGACCGCAGTCCGCTTCCCAAGGATGATTCCTCCGAGACAAAGAAACCCGCagtagatgctgctgcggctgctg ctgctgccgctgcgaaGATCAATGCTCAGCTACAGGCGCGAAAGGCTCCCCAGCATGTTGATGTGCCCCCGATCAGATCTTCGGGCGCGCAATCCGATAAACCAGGCGACAATGAGATGAAGCCCGATATGTATGTTGCCGACGGCGACTATATCCAAGACATCGAAGTCAACGACTTGCGAAATCGATACCTGCTGACCAAAGGCTCTACTCAAGAAATG ATTCGAAACGAGACTGGTGCTG ATGTCACCACTCGTGGTAGCTATTACCCTAACAAGAGCATGGCAACTGCAGCG AATCCTCCTTTATATCTTCACATAACTAGTACTTCCAAGACTGGGCTAGAAGCCGCAGTGGCAAAGATCAACGACCTCATTAAGCAGGAGCTTCCCCAGCTAGTTGACGAACGACGATTCCGACGCAGAGACCAggagccgcagccgcaagtTGAGCGAGATGAATTTGGACGA CGCAAATGGCCCGACGAGAAGATTCCCATTACTCTTGAACCAATTCCAGGATTCAACCTACGTGCTCAAGTAGTTGGTCACGGCGGTGCCTATGTAAAACATATCCAGCAAGAAACCGGTTGTCGAGTTCAAATCAAGGGTCGAGGCTCAGGCTACCTGGAGGCTGCCACCAATTGTGAAAGCGACGAAGACATGTTCCTTCATGTCAC AGGACCTGATCCCAATATGGTTGCCAAGGCCAAAGAACTTTGCGAAGACTTGATTGCCAACGTCAAGGAGCAGTACGAGGAATTCAAAGCCCGACCGCCTCGCTATAACAATGATCGTGGCGGGTATGGcgaccaccatcaccacagAGGATCCCACGATCGGTCGCATGGCGGCTCTCACCACAATTCGTACAATTCGTATAACAGATATAACTCCGACTCTGGTGCCTCCAACAGCCCCGCTCCAGGAGCCAGCAACCAACAGAGCGCAGCCGACTATGCCGCTCAATATGCTCAATACTACAATGGCGCCGATCCCTACGCCGCATATGGAGGATACGCTAA CTATGTCGCCTTGTATCAACAGTACTATGGAGGTCAGACTCAAGCACCAGGTCAGAGCTCacatgctgcagcagccccagGTCAATCTGcctctcctccgccgccgccgcctcctgcCGAAGCAGCtccccctccaccacctcctccaagCTCTGCACCACCCCCTCCGCCACCATCCGGACCACCGCCTCCTGGTGGAAGTTTCAGTGCT GTTCCGCCTCCTCCGGGGCTTTAA